A window of Pyrus communis chromosome 3, drPyrComm1.1, whole genome shotgun sequence genomic DNA:
aaactaacgattataattattataatttttaaaagatcTTCTGTTTGTAACGGTTGAATCATATTTCAATAGTTCAGATCATTTGATGAGTAGGCTCAGTTCCTTAAGATCCGGATAGCCGAGGCTCCAACACGTCCACCTAGTCCCAATATACCAATACGACCTTCCATCAAATCACGCATTTCTTATGCACAATGACCTCACaactttttattcaaatttgataTAACGACTATaactattataatttttaaaatgccTTATGTTTGTAactattgaattaaatttcaatgatccagaTTATTTGATGAGTATGCTCAGTTCATTTggatccggaaaggatccaGTTCCTTTTTTCATCACACGTAAATTTGACacgaaataatataaaaataataaaatttggattAACCTATTAATAAGTAAGGTTCTTATCCAGACACATGTTAAGAACTTGTTAATAAGTCGGATAGTTATCGAAATATCTGTTAAAAATTGATATGATAATTTCTTTCATGATCCATTTATCCAAAACGACCAACTAATAACGAATATGATACAAAAACGACGTAAAGACGCATTTGGCAGGCCCACATTCCCCAAAGCACAAAATATCAGACCACCACAACAGTCTCACACAGAATTACAGAaacctccctccctccctctctgtACTGTTCCGATCACCATTTTCTCTCTCCTAGGGTTTCAGTTCAGCTCAGATAGCTCCATCTTCAACCTCAAGTCCTCCACAAAGCTCAATTCTTCCAGCTCCAAATGTCTTTAGATTCGCCACCGCACTACGGCACACATCCTCCCACCACCGCCTCGCCCGAACCCTTCTCACGCGCCAGAACCACGACCCAGTCCTTCTTCGCCACGCGCCGCCCATGGCTCGAGCTCGTCCAGCCCCTCTCCAGCTTCACGCGCCCCTACACCTTCGGCGAAGCCACCGTCCGAATCAAGCGCAACCTCGGCCACTTCAGAGTAAACTACACGATGCTCGTCCTCTTTGTCCTCTTCCTCAGCCTCCTCTGGCACCCCGTCTCCCTCATCGTCTTCCTCTTCGTCTTCATCGCCTGGTTCTTTCTCTACTTCTTCCGCGACGAACCGCTCGTAATTTTCCATC
This region includes:
- the LOC137729961 gene encoding PRA1 family protein F2-like; the encoded protein is MSLDSPPHYGTHPPTTASPEPFSRARTTTQSFFATRRPWLELVQPLSSFTRPYTFGEATVRIKRNLGHFRVNYTMLVLFVLFLSLLWHPVSLIVFLFVFIAWFFLYFFRDEPLVIFHRIVDDRVVLGILAVVTVVALVFTHVWLNVLVSILIGAAIVGLHAAFRGTEDLYADEQEAAEGGLLSVVGSPPRTRYSGI